In Lysobacter firmicutimachus, one genomic interval encodes:
- a CDS encoding GNAT family N-acetyltransferase has product MSAHVLDNPIWHSLISRHLDLAQRHEPAARYPAQIAPFLGVASVTADAAEALSGAFAALVPPEDTALLLGVPPPATPGWELRHLANLAQMVCAAPVAGEADPDGIVELGPDQREDVLALTALVYPHYFRPRTMELGRYFGFYREGRLAAMAGERMGTHDYIELSAICTHPDFLGLGYARRLLLFLANDNHARGRIPFLHVSRENPRAIGLYERNGFELRRDIPFWALRRAG; this is encoded by the coding sequence ATGAGTGCGCACGTCCTGGACAACCCCATCTGGCATTCGCTGATCAGCCGCCACCTCGACCTGGCGCAGCGCCATGAGCCGGCCGCGCGCTACCCGGCGCAGATCGCGCCCTTCCTGGGCGTCGCTTCGGTAACGGCCGATGCCGCCGAAGCGCTGAGCGGCGCCTTCGCCGCGCTGGTGCCGCCCGAGGACACCGCCTTGCTGCTCGGCGTACCGCCGCCGGCAACGCCGGGGTGGGAGCTGCGCCATCTGGCCAATCTCGCGCAAATGGTCTGCGCCGCGCCGGTGGCCGGCGAAGCCGACCCGGACGGCATCGTCGAACTCGGCCCGGACCAGCGCGAAGACGTGCTGGCGCTGACGGCGCTGGTCTACCCGCACTACTTCCGTCCGCGCACGATGGAGTTGGGCCGTTACTTCGGCTTCTACCGCGAAGGTCGCCTCGCAGCGATGGCCGGCGAGCGCATGGGCACCCACGACTACATCGAACTCAGCGCGATCTGCACCCACCCCGACTTCCTCGGCCTGGGCTACGCACGCCGACTGCTGCTGTTCCTGGCCAACGACAACCACGCCCGCGGCCGCATCCCGTTCCTGCACGTCAGCCGCGAGAACCCGCGCGCGATCGGTTTGTACGAGCGCAATGGGTTCGAACTGCGGCGGGATATTCCGTTCTGGGCGTTGCGGCGAGCGGGTTAG
- the metF gene encoding methylenetetrahydrofolate reductase [NAD(P)H] gives MLPISFEFYPPKTDEQRTQLDKTAAKLKSHAPQYVSCTFGAGGSTLSYTPETIRRLREAHRLDAAPHLSCVGGTRAEIRELLGLYRELGCKRLVTLRGDLPSGMASAGDLRYANELVEFIRAETGDHFHIEVAAYPETHPQARDALSDLENFKRKVRAGANGAITQYFYNPDAYFRFVDDVRAAGIDIPIVPGIMPISNFSQLRRFSDLCGAEIPRWIGQRMQAYGDDADSIREFGADVVAQLCRRLVEGGAPGLHFYTLNLAKPTQTVLARIA, from the coding sequence ATGCTGCCGATCAGCTTCGAGTTCTATCCGCCCAAGACCGACGAGCAGCGCACGCAGCTGGACAAGACCGCCGCCAAGCTCAAATCCCACGCCCCGCAGTACGTGTCCTGCACCTTCGGCGCCGGCGGCTCGACCCTGAGCTACACCCCCGAGACCATCCGCCGCCTGCGCGAAGCGCATCGGCTCGATGCCGCGCCGCACCTGTCCTGCGTCGGCGGCACCCGCGCCGAAATCCGCGAACTGCTGGGGCTGTACCGCGAGCTGGGCTGCAAGCGCCTGGTCACGCTGCGCGGCGACCTGCCCTCGGGCATGGCCAGCGCCGGCGACCTGCGCTACGCCAACGAACTGGTCGAGTTCATCCGCGCCGAAACCGGCGATCACTTCCACATCGAAGTCGCCGCCTATCCGGAGACCCACCCGCAGGCGCGCGATGCGCTGTCGGATCTGGAGAACTTCAAGCGCAAGGTCCGCGCCGGCGCGAACGGTGCGATCACCCAGTACTTCTACAACCCCGACGCTTACTTCCGCTTCGTCGACGACGTACGCGCAGCGGGCATCGACATTCCGATCGTGCCGGGGATCATGCCGATCTCCAACTTCAGCCAGTTGCGCCGCTTCTCGGACCTGTGCGGCGCGGAGATTCCGCGCTGGATCGGCCAGCGCATGCAGGCCTACGGCGACGACGCGGACAGCATCCGCGAATTCGGCGCGGACGTGGTAGCGCAGCTGTGCCGCCGGCTGGTCGAGGGCGGTGCGCCCGGGCTGCACTTCTACACGCTCAACCTGGCCAAGCCGACCCAGACCGTGTTGGCGCGGATCGCCTGA
- a CDS encoding M12 family metallo-peptidase, with amino-acid sequence MSARHKPLPLSVAVVLSLGLAGAAAAAEPAPLFGSPASSLARSAASDSAYRAARAERAAVRVDLVRADTAQITETQDTLLLNLAPGVSLKAHKLQAERKPDGVVIWQGLVGDPNKQLKRINTFTGAELIDDPEESAIIVRNGDKIAGTVRSGGKLYRIDPLKRGGHTISLIDESRMPPDHPASGYNAKPIVPFVNDPGFDEAAFNQKAPYTVRVMVVYTQAAANAVGDTLAKANLAITESNQSFANSAVNVRFQLAGQYTSSYVTAGFDTDLSRFRGTADGYLDSYHTTRNNIAADVNVLIITDNAYCGLGYLNSNAAGAFSVVGHTCMTGYYSFAHEIGHNFGAHHDPNNGTNTVYPYGHGYWAPNKTWRTVMAYNCGSNCPRLKYWSNPNITYNGVPMGTAAKSNNARVLNERAATVAAFR; translated from the coding sequence ATGTCCGCACGCCATAAGCCGCTGCCCCTCAGCGTCGCCGTCGTACTGTCCCTGGGCCTGGCCGGCGCCGCTGCCGCCGCCGAACCCGCTCCGCTGTTCGGCTCCCCCGCTTCCAGCCTGGCGCGCAGCGCCGCCAGCGACAGCGCCTACCGCGCGGCCCGGGCCGAGCGCGCCGCGGTCCGGGTCGATCTGGTCCGCGCCGACACCGCGCAGATCACCGAGACCCAGGACACCCTGCTGCTGAACCTGGCTCCGGGCGTGAGCCTGAAAGCGCATAAGCTGCAGGCCGAACGCAAGCCCGACGGCGTGGTCATCTGGCAGGGCCTGGTCGGCGATCCGAACAAGCAGCTCAAGCGCATCAACACCTTCACCGGCGCCGAACTCATCGACGACCCGGAAGAGTCGGCGATCATCGTCCGCAACGGCGACAAGATCGCCGGTACCGTGCGCAGCGGCGGCAAGCTGTACCGCATCGATCCGCTCAAGCGCGGCGGCCACACCATCAGCCTGATCGACGAATCGCGCATGCCGCCGGACCATCCGGCCTCGGGCTACAACGCCAAGCCGATCGTGCCCTTCGTCAACGACCCCGGCTTCGACGAGGCCGCCTTCAACCAGAAAGCGCCGTACACGGTGCGGGTGATGGTGGTCTACACCCAGGCCGCGGCGAACGCGGTCGGCGACACGCTGGCCAAGGCCAATCTGGCGATCACCGAGAGCAACCAGAGCTTCGCCAACAGCGCGGTCAACGTGCGCTTCCAACTCGCCGGCCAATACACCAGCAGCTACGTGACCGCCGGCTTCGATACCGACCTGAGCCGCTTCCGCGGCACCGCCGACGGCTATCTCGACAGCTACCACACCACCCGCAACAACATCGCCGCCGACGTCAACGTGCTGATCATCACCGACAATGCGTACTGCGGCCTGGGCTATCTGAACTCGAACGCCGCCGGCGCCTTCAGCGTGGTCGGCCACACCTGCATGACCGGCTATTACAGCTTCGCCCACGAGATCGGCCACAACTTCGGCGCTCACCACGATCCCAACAACGGCACCAACACCGTCTATCCCTACGGTCACGGCTACTGGGCGCCGAACAAGACCTGGCGCACCGTCATGGCCTACAACTGCGGTTCGAACTGCCCGCGCCTGAAATACTGGTCGAACCCCAACATCACCTACAACGGCGTGCCGATGGGCACCGCGGCGAAGAGCAACAACGCCCGCGTGCTCAACGAGCGCGCCGCGACGGTGGCGGCGTTCCGCTGA
- a CDS encoding DUF4124 domain-containing protein — protein MPWFARSRSSLPLFALAAVASIAVPCYPAPAAAEIRRCTDAHGNSVYTDRDCAAAGGVDRLPRGAAAQAQNPAQNGGGCARNLRDLVGQITNAIDAQDGNRLAAVYHWTGMSDDQAYAVLQRLDAIAHRPLIDIAPVLPAAPPPPEPGPWTTLPPAAPNAATAPLPPAEPPSPALVSPLGRPSGAAATAADADAAAPTATAETAAAAVAATPRRRAPVGLRLEQTLGNGITPSRTVFGLTRHFGCWWIKG, from the coding sequence ATGCCTTGGTTCGCCCGCTCCCGCTCCTCGCTGCCGTTGTTCGCGCTCGCCGCCGTCGCGTCCATCGCCGTCCCCTGCTACCCGGCGCCGGCCGCGGCGGAGATCCGCCGCTGCACCGACGCGCACGGCAATTCGGTCTATACCGATCGCGACTGCGCCGCCGCCGGCGGCGTCGATCGGCTGCCGCGCGGCGCCGCCGCCCAGGCGCAAAACCCGGCCCAGAACGGCGGCGGCTGCGCGCGCAACCTGCGCGATCTGGTCGGCCAGATCACCAACGCCATCGACGCCCAGGACGGCAACCGGCTGGCCGCGGTCTATCACTGGACCGGCATGTCCGACGACCAGGCCTATGCGGTGTTGCAGCGCCTGGATGCGATCGCCCATCGGCCCCTGATCGACATCGCCCCGGTGCTTCCGGCCGCACCGCCGCCGCCCGAGCCCGGCCCCTGGACCACCCTGCCGCCGGCCGCGCCGAACGCCGCCACCGCACCGCTGCCGCCGGCCGAACCGCCCTCGCCCGCGCTGGTCAGCCCCCTGGGCCGCCCCAGCGGCGCGGCGGCCACGGCCGCCGATGCAGACGCGGCGGCGCCCACCGCAACGGCCGAGACCGCCGCAGCCGCGGTCGCCGCGACCCCACGCCGGCGCGCGCCGGTCGGCCTGCGCCTGGAGCAGACCCTGGGCAACGGCATCACGCCCTCGCGCACCGTGTTCGGCCTGACCCGCCATTTCGGCTGCTGGTGGATCAAGGGCTGA
- a CDS encoding branched-chain amino acid transaminase: MQYPEWIWHNGAIKRWAEATTHVMSHALHYGSSVFEGIRTYDTPQGPIIFRLNDHNRRLYASAKIYDMAVPYSLEQINQACHEVIKANGHTTDYLRPVAYRGLGGFGLSADTPTDVAVATWKMGQYLGPSVLEEGIDACVSSWQRFAPNTIPAGAKAGGNYLSGQLVAREARRLGFGEGIALASTGLLSEGAGENLFLVFDGALHTTPVSAALLNGITRNTIITLARDAGIEVIERDLPREYLYLCDELFMCGTAAEITPIRSVDGRQVGSGRRGPVTERIQDLFFGLFNGKTADKYGWLEPVS, translated from the coding sequence ATGCAATACCCCGAATGGATCTGGCACAACGGCGCGATCAAGCGCTGGGCCGAAGCGACCACCCACGTCATGTCGCACGCGCTGCACTACGGCTCGTCCGTATTCGAGGGCATCCGCACCTACGACACGCCGCAGGGGCCGATCATCTTCCGCCTCAACGACCACAATCGCCGCCTGTACGCCTCGGCCAAGATCTACGACATGGCGGTGCCGTACTCGCTAGAGCAGATCAACCAGGCCTGCCATGAGGTGATCAAGGCCAACGGCCACACCACCGACTACCTGCGTCCGGTCGCCTACCGCGGCCTCGGCGGTTTCGGCCTGTCCGCCGACACCCCGACCGACGTCGCCGTGGCGACCTGGAAGATGGGCCAGTACCTCGGCCCGAGCGTGCTCGAGGAAGGCATCGACGCTTGCGTGTCGAGCTGGCAGCGCTTCGCGCCGAACACCATTCCGGCCGGCGCCAAGGCCGGCGGCAACTACCTGTCCGGCCAGTTGGTCGCGCGCGAGGCGCGCCGCCTGGGCTTCGGCGAAGGCATCGCCCTGGCCTCGACCGGGCTGCTCTCGGAAGGCGCGGGCGAGAACCTGTTCCTGGTGTTCGACGGCGCCCTGCACACCACCCCGGTCAGCGCCGCCCTGCTCAACGGCATCACCCGCAACACCATCATCACCCTCGCCCGCGACGCCGGCATCGAAGTGATCGAACGCGACCTGCCGCGCGAGTACCTGTACCTGTGCGATGAGCTGTTCATGTGCGGCACCGCCGCCGAGATCACCCCGATCCGCTCGGTCGACGGCCGCCAGGTCGGCAGCGGCCGCCGCGGCCCGGTCACCGAACGCATCCAGGACCTGTTCTTCGGCCTGTTCAACGGCAAGACGGCCGATAAGTACGGGTGGCTGGAGCCCGTCAGCTGA
- a CDS encoding sensor histidine kinase — MASEEPAASSRLRKKKRFRRRLRSRIILSFVLLGFGLTAMFAFATNWTRTRVENQLVEDAMNRNIDEYARQFYLAPDSNPPVPFKQVYGRVVKSDRFENLRLEEPDWYALPDGIHNIQGKNTDGTPFSYKLAVRKTPTEWFFLAYDMTQASKGEAQFNRAIYLSVLVFTLFSLLVGWWAASRVMSPVSELANRLKRSGRSAQSEALAAHFPDDEVGQLAEALDDYAERLTNVVQRDREFNADVSHELRTPLAVIKGAVELLLSRPDLEDKTRNRLLRIQRAEQQCTDLISALLLLSRNERGHGSTDIAKLSEQLLDAHRAQLGGKPLALRIEGERGLVVDAPEAAVAVALGNLIGNAVKYTTEGEVVVRLYPDSVEVIDSGPGLSAEDAAKLFERGYRGTHAGHSQGGGIGLSIVRRLCALYGWDVRVKPGETRGVVATLGFGIG; from the coding sequence GTGGCATCGGAAGAACCTGCCGCGAGCTCGCGGCTAAGGAAAAAGAAGCGATTCCGGCGGCGCCTGCGCAGCCGAATCATTCTGTCGTTCGTGCTGTTGGGCTTCGGCCTGACCGCGATGTTCGCGTTCGCGACCAACTGGACCCGCACTCGGGTCGAGAACCAGTTGGTCGAGGACGCGATGAACCGCAACATCGACGAGTACGCGCGCCAGTTCTACCTGGCGCCGGATTCCAACCCGCCGGTGCCGTTCAAGCAGGTCTATGGACGGGTGGTCAAGAGCGACCGCTTCGAGAACCTGCGCCTGGAAGAGCCCGACTGGTACGCGCTGCCCGACGGCATTCACAACATCCAGGGCAAGAACACGGACGGCACCCCGTTTTCGTACAAGCTCGCGGTGCGCAAGACGCCGACCGAGTGGTTCTTCCTCGCCTACGACATGACCCAGGCCAGCAAGGGCGAGGCCCAGTTCAATCGCGCGATCTACCTGTCGGTGCTGGTGTTCACCCTGTTCTCGCTGCTGGTCGGCTGGTGGGCGGCGTCGCGGGTCATGAGCCCGGTGTCGGAACTGGCCAACCGGCTCAAGCGGTCCGGCCGCAGCGCCCAGTCCGAGGCGCTGGCCGCGCATTTCCCCGACGACGAGGTCGGCCAGTTGGCCGAGGCCCTGGACGACTACGCCGAGCGCCTGACCAACGTGGTCCAGCGCGACCGCGAGTTCAACGCCGACGTCAGCCACGAGCTGCGCACCCCGCTGGCGGTGATCAAGGGCGCGGTCGAGCTGCTGCTGTCGCGGCCCGATCTGGAAGACAAGACTCGCAACCGACTATTGCGTATCCAGCGCGCCGAGCAGCAGTGCACTGACCTGATCAGCGCCCTGCTGCTGCTGTCGCGCAACGAGCGCGGGCACGGCTCGACCGACATCGCCAAGCTGTCCGAGCAACTGCTCGACGCCCACCGCGCCCAGCTCGGCGGCAAGCCGCTGGCGCTGCGCATCGAAGGCGAGCGCGGGCTGGTGGTCGACGCGCCGGAGGCCGCGGTCGCGGTGGCGCTGGGCAACCTGATCGGCAACGCAGTCAAGTACACCACCGAGGGCGAAGTGGTGGTGCGCCTGTACCCCGACTCGGTCGAAGTGATCGATTCCGGCCCCGGCCTCAGCGCCGAAGACGCGGCCAAGCTGTTCGAGCGCGGCTACCGCGGCACCCACGCCGGCCATTCCCAGGGCGGCGGTATCGGCCTGTCGATCGTGCGCCGCCTGTGCGCCCTGTACGGCTGGGACGTGCGGGTGAAGCCCGGCGAGACGCGCGGGGTGGTGGCTACCTTGGGATTCGGGATTGGTTGA
- a CDS encoding response regulator transcription factor — MRILVIEDNQDIAANLGDFLEDRGHTVDFAADGITGLHLAVVHDFDAIVLDLNLPGIDGLEVCRKLRNEARKQTPVLMLTARDSLDNKLAGFDSGADDYLIKPFALQEVEVRLNALSRRGRGVQTRVLTAADLEYNLDTLEVRRQGKLLQLNPTALKILQALMEASPAVVTRQELETRVWGEELPDSDSLRVHIHGLRAVVDKPFDTPLIQTRHGIGYRIAAPDNG, encoded by the coding sequence ATGCGCATACTTGTGATCGAAGACAACCAGGACATCGCCGCCAACCTCGGCGACTTTCTCGAAGACCGCGGGCATACGGTGGATTTCGCCGCCGACGGCATCACCGGGCTGCATCTGGCGGTGGTGCACGATTTCGACGCCATCGTGCTGGATCTGAACCTGCCCGGCATCGACGGCCTGGAGGTCTGCCGCAAGCTGCGCAACGAAGCGCGCAAGCAGACGCCGGTGTTGATGCTCACCGCGCGCGACAGCCTGGACAACAAGCTCGCCGGCTTCGATTCCGGCGCCGACGATTACCTGATCAAACCGTTCGCGCTGCAGGAGGTCGAGGTCCGCCTCAACGCGCTGTCGCGTCGCGGCCGCGGCGTGCAGACCCGGGTGCTGACCGCGGCCGATCTGGAGTACAACCTCGACACGCTGGAAGTGCGGCGCCAGGGCAAACTGCTGCAGCTCAACCCGACTGCGCTGAAGATCCTGCAGGCGCTGATGGAAGCCTCGCCGGCGGTGGTCACCCGGCAGGAACTGGAAACCCGGGTGTGGGGCGAAGAGCTGCCCGACTCCGACAGCCTGCGCGTGCACATCCACGGCCTGCGCGCGGTGGTCGACAAGCCTTTCGACACGCCGCTGATCCAGACCCGCCACGGCATCGGCTACCGCATCGCCGCCCCGGACAACGGTTGA
- the rimK gene encoding 30S ribosomal protein S6--L-glutamate ligase, with protein MKLAILSRNTKLYSTRRLVEAAREHGHSVRVLDPLRCYMRIASDGFQMHYKGREIAGYHAVIPRIGASITRYGSAVLRQFELMETYSPNSSDAILRARDKLRSHQLLAAEGIGLPATVFGDNPDDTADLLSMLGPPPHVIKLNEGTQGAGVMLTEKLSASKGVIEALRGLYANFLVQEFVAEAKGADLRCFVVGGKVVAAMKRQAPKGDFRSNLHRGGTAKGVRASAAEQDVAVRAARVLGLGVAGVDLIRSARGPLVLEVNSSPGLEGIEEASGVDVAGEIVQYVAGRLREKTPRRAAVRR; from the coding sequence ATGAAGCTTGCGATCCTGTCGCGCAACACCAAGCTCTATTCGACCCGCCGCCTGGTCGAGGCCGCGCGCGAGCACGGCCACAGCGTGCGCGTGCTCGACCCCCTGCGCTGCTACATGCGCATCGCCTCGGACGGCTTCCAGATGCACTACAAGGGGCGCGAGATCGCCGGTTATCACGCGGTGATCCCGCGCATCGGCGCCTCGATCACCCGCTACGGCTCGGCCGTGCTGCGCCAGTTCGAGCTGATGGAGACCTACAGCCCGAACAGCTCGGACGCGATCCTGCGCGCGCGCGACAAGTTGCGCAGCCACCAGCTGCTGGCCGCCGAGGGCATCGGCCTGCCGGCGACGGTGTTCGGCGACAACCCCGACGACACCGCCGACCTGCTGTCGATGCTCGGCCCGCCGCCGCACGTGATCAAGCTCAACGAGGGCACCCAGGGCGCGGGGGTGATGCTGACCGAGAAGCTGTCGGCGTCCAAGGGCGTGATCGAAGCGCTGCGCGGCTTGTACGCGAACTTCCTGGTGCAGGAGTTCGTCGCCGAGGCCAAGGGCGCCGACCTGCGCTGCTTCGTGGTCGGCGGCAAGGTGGTGGCGGCGATGAAGCGGCAGGCGCCGAAGGGCGATTTCCGCTCCAACCTGCACCGCGGCGGCACCGCCAAGGGCGTGCGCGCCAGCGCCGCCGAGCAGGACGTGGCGGTGCGCGCCGCGCGGGTGCTGGGGCTGGGGGTGGCGGGCGTGGACCTGATCCGCTCGGCCCGCGGCCCGCTGGTGCTGGAGGTCAATTCCTCCCCGGGCCTGGAGGGCATCGAGGAGGCCAGCGGGGTGGACGTGGCCGGGGAAATCGTCCAATACGTGGCCGGCCGGCTGCGCGAGAAGACCCCCCGCCGCGCTGCGGTGAGACGCTGA
- a CDS encoding ATP-dependent zinc protease family protein has protein sequence MSSMIVLGWRELAALPGLGIAAMRAKIDTGARSSALHVESHWSFVEAGAPWVGFRLRPRGSAVIEAAAPVYDERWVTDSGGHRTRRLFIRTALSLAGTEREIEINLADRRGMRFPILLGRTAVTGAFTVDPARSFLHGRLRRRAPSL, from the coding sequence ATGTCATCGATGATCGTCCTCGGCTGGCGCGAACTGGCCGCTTTGCCGGGCCTGGGCATCGCCGCGATGCGGGCCAAGATCGACACCGGCGCGCGCAGTTCGGCGCTGCACGTGGAGTCGCACTGGAGCTTCGTCGAGGCCGGCGCGCCCTGGGTCGGGTTCCGCCTGCGCCCGCGCGGCAGCGCGGTGATCGAGGCCGCGGCGCCGGTCTACGACGAGCGCTGGGTCACCGACTCCGGCGGCCATCGCACCCGTCGCCTGTTCATCCGTACCGCGCTGAGCCTGGCCGGCACCGAACGCGAAATTGAAATAAACCTGGCGGATCGTCGCGGCATGCGCTTCCCGATCCTGCTCGGCCGCACCGCGGTCACCGGCGCGTTCACGGTCGATCCGGCGCGCTCGTTCCTGCACGGGCGGCTGCGCCGCCGCGCGCCCAGCCTCTGA
- a CDS encoding excalibur calcium-binding domain-containing protein — MDTGKRMSRTLAHWNDDRGDGFLAPVGGGPQVFMHVSALAPGSSRPLPNERFTFESVRDTQGKHSATRVRRPNERPHARTDRRRRSSERRGRRSWGPALFGLVAIGGIVGYAQGLIDIAPRTDAIVGAMPAWIPISRPAPARYRCDGRTHCSQMTSCAEARYFLAHCPNVKMDGNGDGDPCEQQWCN, encoded by the coding sequence ATGGACACGGGCAAGCGGATGTCGAGGACCTTGGCGCACTGGAACGACGACCGCGGCGATGGGTTCCTGGCACCGGTCGGCGGCGGCCCGCAGGTCTTCATGCACGTCTCCGCGCTCGCGCCCGGCAGCTCGCGGCCATTGCCCAATGAGCGCTTCACGTTCGAATCCGTCCGCGACACGCAAGGCAAGCACAGCGCGACGCGCGTGCGCCGCCCCAACGAGCGGCCGCATGCGCGAACCGACCGGCGCCGCCGATCGTCCGAGCGCCGCGGCCGCCGTTCCTGGGGACCGGCCCTATTCGGGTTGGTCGCGATCGGCGGGATCGTCGGGTATGCGCAGGGTCTCATCGACATCGCCCCCCGCACCGACGCCATCGTCGGCGCGATGCCGGCGTGGATACCGATATCGCGGCCCGCACCGGCCCGCTACCGCTGCGACGGACGCACGCACTGCAGCCAGATGACCTCGTGCGCCGAGGCGCGTTACTTCCTCGCCCATTGCCCCAACGTGAAGATGGACGGCAACGGCGACGGCGACCCTTGTGAGCAGCAGTGGTGCAACTGA
- a CDS encoding GH3 family domain-containing protein codes for MGIGLGQQHYANFIGGLDTPERTQDEVLSRLIARGRDTAFGREHGFDRIDSLAEFRRRVPLRNYEELRPYVDRIVAGEADVLFPGEVFRFISSSGSTAGKAKVLPLPRVYFAETFNPFYLTYMEGAVRAHPGLAASRDRTVNFKWDPLRDTSVLSSGAPHVGLSQVNLANEFDSQALLEPGTQGPWATVPADIPADLDRLYFRLRMAAGHDIRQFIGINPAILAAIPQLLDNNAERLFADLAAGRFGGRAVAAPDPALAERLSARRAARGRLLPADVWPNVERLLCWDEGIAGIYLHQVVADYGADVVVLPAPLAASEVPLAMHLLADGLRGVMAYNAAFFEFLDVQNGAAQTPLRLEQLREGASYAVVATQAGGFCRYVLGDLLEVTGRAGNVPTVAYAGRITQSASVPESALLRFMRRYNDEHGLRLRNFTFVPAAQGVLDLLVACNDADGIDIGEHTLRQAYAADAAMAGTSLGEVRQVPPAYFTQQWCDRVAAGLRPPQVKDRIVSPPR; via the coding sequence ATGGGCATCGGCCTCGGCCAACAGCATTACGCGAATTTCATCGGCGGCCTGGACACGCCCGAGCGCACCCAGGACGAAGTGCTGTCGCGCCTGATCGCGCGCGGCCGCGACACCGCCTTCGGCCGCGAGCACGGGTTCGACCGCATCGACAGCCTGGCCGAGTTCCGGCGCCGGGTGCCGTTGCGCAACTACGAGGAGCTGCGCCCCTACGTCGACCGCATCGTCGCCGGCGAAGCCGACGTGCTGTTCCCGGGCGAGGTGTTCCGTTTCATCTCCAGCAGCGGCAGCACCGCCGGCAAGGCCAAGGTCCTGCCGCTGCCGCGCGTTTATTTCGCCGAGACCTTCAACCCCTTCTATCTGACCTACATGGAAGGCGCCGTGCGCGCCCATCCGGGGCTGGCGGCCAGCCGCGACCGCACGGTCAATTTCAAATGGGACCCGCTGCGCGACACCTCGGTGCTGAGCAGCGGCGCGCCGCACGTCGGCCTCAGCCAGGTCAACCTGGCCAACGAGTTCGACAGCCAGGCGTTGCTGGAGCCCGGCACGCAGGGCCCCTGGGCGACGGTACCGGCGGACATCCCCGCCGACCTGGACCGGCTGTATTTCCGTCTGCGCATGGCCGCCGGCCACGACATCCGCCAGTTCATCGGCATCAATCCGGCGATCCTGGCGGCGATACCGCAGCTGCTCGATAACAACGCCGAACGCTTGTTCGCCGACCTCGCCGCCGGCCGCTTCGGCGGCCGCGCCGTCGCCGCGCCCGATCCCGCGCTGGCCGAGCGCCTGTCCGCGCGTCGCGCCGCACGCGGGCGCCTGCTGCCGGCCGACGTGTGGCCGAACGTGGAACGCCTGCTGTGCTGGGACGAAGGCATCGCCGGGATCTATCTGCACCAGGTCGTCGCCGACTACGGCGCCGACGTGGTGGTGCTGCCGGCGCCGCTGGCCGCCTCCGAGGTCCCTCTGGCGATGCACCTGCTGGCCGACGGATTGCGCGGGGTGATGGCCTACAACGCCGCCTTCTTCGAATTCCTCGACGTGCAGAACGGCGCGGCGCAGACGCCATTGCGGCTGGAGCAACTGCGCGAAGGCGCCAGCTACGCCGTGGTCGCCACCCAGGCCGGCGGCTTCTGCCGTTACGTGCTCGGCGATCTGCTCGAAGTGACCGGTCGAGCGGGCAACGTGCCCACGGTGGCCTATGCCGGCCGCATCACCCAGTCCGCGTCCGTGCCCGAGTCGGCGCTGCTGCGCTTCATGCGCCGCTACAACGACGAACACGGCCTGCGCCTGCGCAACTTCACCTTCGTGCCCGCGGCACAGGGCGTGCTCGACCTGCTGGTGGCCTGCAACGACGCCGACGGCATCGACATTGGCGAACACACCCTGCGTCAGGCCTATGCCGCCGATGCGGCGATGGCCGGCACTTCGCTGGGCGAGGTGCGGCAGGTGCCGCCGGCGTACTTCACCCAGCAATGGTGCGACCGTGTCGCCGCGGGCCTGCGCCCGCCGCAGGTCAAGGACCGCATCGTGAGCCCACCCCGATGA
- a CDS encoding DUF6182 family protein: protein MPAVTTPTATLPSDIDPLHQTLMQRRLDAVARAGEAVCARRTLFVVVREPDLPALARGLARVIAGLPGDDRQAWLANFTKVRLFAGHPTRTAVAVLLSHIEGDALGFALIDAETRHPRIADLLVPLKTRSGPARDTELDLIWDEGDGRWELEIDVSGLDWPRYLVHALHLLAEAAIVDPSFGGRIRLKHRGAAPVCAEDAVQLRLDLDESPPRCRAVLRPET from the coding sequence ATGCCTGCTGTGACGACCCCGACCGCGACCCTGCCGAGCGACATCGATCCGCTGCACCAAACCCTGATGCAGCGCCGCCTGGACGCGGTCGCCCGCGCCGGCGAAGCCGTCTGCGCCCGCCGCACGCTGTTCGTCGTCGTCCGCGAACCCGACCTCCCCGCCCTCGCCCGCGGCCTCGCCCGCGTCATCGCCGGCCTGCCCGGCGACGACCGCCAGGCCTGGCTGGCCAACTTCACCAAGGTCCGCCTGTTCGCCGGCCACCCCACCCGCACCGCCGTCGCCGTGCTGCTGAGCCACATCGAAGGCGACGCCCTCGGCTTCGCCCTGATCGACGCCGAAACCCGCCATCCCCGCATCGCCGACCTGCTGGTCCCGCTGAAGACCCGCAGCGGCCCTGCCCGGGACACCGAACTCGATTTGATTTGGGACGAAGGCGACGGCCGCTGGGAACTGGAGATCGACGTCAGCGGCCTGGATTGGCCGCGCTATCTGGTGCATGCGCTGCACTTGCTGGCCGAGGCGGCGATTGTCGACCCCAGTTTCGGCGGGCGGATCAGGCTAAAGCATCGCGGCGCCGCACCGGTTTGCGCCGAGGACGCGGTGCAGCTGCGGTTGGACTTGGATGAGTCGCCGCCGAGGTGTCGGGCGGTGCTGCGGCCCGAAACCTAA